Genomic window (Arachis hypogaea cultivar Tifrunner chromosome 13, arahy.Tifrunner.gnm2.J5K5, whole genome shotgun sequence):
GACAACCAATTgtattacaaaaaaataactaattttcaaaCTTAATATGTTAAATATCGTCCTAAATGTATGAATCTAATTAAATGCTCGTACAAAATTCTTTATATTatcattatatcaaaattaattttttcaaaatatattaaaaatttttttgaaaaaatgctataattacaaaaataaatatgaaacaattgttcatattatttaacATTTAATATCTGTAACATTACTAAAATCATTACACTTTTAGAATAATCAATTTTAGCTTATAATGATAACATTTAGAATATTATTCTTGCTATTAGGCTATTATTTTTagcttaaaattattattttcattctaatCCATCTTTAGTCTTTTAACTAAGGAAACGTGTTTGTTTTTTACAAAAGGTCAAAAGCAGCTTCTCTGGCCTTTTCAGATATTTCCCAAACATAGATTTTGGTTGACATAATTTGCTCAACTTTGCTTTTCGCTGACCATATTTGTTAGCTCCTTAGGGGAAATTGCCTACAAATGACCTTAGATAAAGTTTGGACAGAGCAATTTTATCAAGGATATTACTAGGGGTATAGAATATAACAACAGAGTTTGATGATTAGATTATGGTTTCTCACAGCAGAGGCCTAGTATAGATGGCATATCTGTATGTAGTTTAAGAACCCATAGTGTGTATGAGTGAAGGGTGTGTGCGAAGTGTAcaataaccaaaaaataaaagatcATCCTTCGAAGAAACTTGTAGGCGAAAATACTAGAACTAATTTCAATTTACAGCTCTGTAGATTATTGTCCCATTAGATGGCACTTATCCTGGCTCTTTGGAGAGAGGGGAAAAAAAAAGGACGACAAACAAGAATAACAAAACCTCAAACTCACACAAACTAAGTATTAACTACTAAGATTTCTATAGCAGGAAACCAGAAATAACTCTATTCTCATCATCTTTGGTTACAAATGGAAGGCTCGTTCATATTCGAAGCTTCTTTCCAGGTTGTACCTCATCATCATAGTGGGGGCCTCCACCATCACCGTCCATATCCTTTTCCATCTTCTTTCTGGCAAGTATCTTATTGATCTTGTGCAGTTCGTTATTGAGCTTCTGGTCCTTGTTCTGCTTCCGCGTCTTCCGGCCATCTTGCATCTTCACACCAAACTGGAATGCAGCCTTTGGCATTGCTTCCTTCTGCTCATTGTAAGTGGCCCATTCCTCTTCGGTCTCAAAGTCCCAACGATGAAGTCGACCCTTTGCCTGTTCAATGCACATTTTCATTATTATCACTTTTAATACAAACAGGTTATCAACATACTGATTCTTCTCAAAGGGTCATCTTGAGAATAAAAAGTAGTATAATCATTATTTATATGTTTTCATATTTATAGTTTTCTGAAATTAGGAAAACATATAATATActtgaaaataaatgaaaaacatTGCAGCCagtttaataataagaaaataaggtAACTGTCAATGCAATTACTTACCCTCCCACCCATATCCATTTTGGACAAGTCATCTTCATCATCACTATCCACTATTTCACGGTTATATTCTTGATACCCGGGGTAACATTCAGAATAACTCTCAGAAATGAAATTGGGGTCTTTTTCTCGGGCATCTTTCTCCCTCAGTTGTTGAAGTCTCTGATCATCTCGCTTAAATACTGATCCCAAACCTCGATCTTTCTCTTCTTGTGTCATAAAACGCGGATCCTGTGGCATATCTAAACCCGCTTGCAAATCATAAGTCTGCATATCTTGCTGAAGGTATTGATCAGGGTAAGCCAGCTGTTCAGCATACTGGTACTCCTGCCACTCTCCTTGGTAGCCACCAGCCAAGGCTTGTGTTTGCATAACATCATATTCATTCTGAGACAAGACTCAGATCAATGAGGGCAGAAACTCAACTCAAAAGCCACACTCTAATGTTTCTCTAAAAATTAGGGTGAAGACAAGGTACTAAACATGAAATTTCCAGTTATATTCACCAACTTACCGATTCTTGCCACGCTTGAGGGAGTGCAGCAGGTGGCACAGGACCATAAGTAGGTTCAACAAAATATGAAGGTTTGTCCTTGTTCCTAGGAGACTCTTCCATGTCCTCAGAGAGAGGACTTTGGCTCAAGTCTTTGCCAGGTACGTCATACTCCACACCCTCACCAACAAAGATGTCATCATCTTCTGCTCTAGCAACAGCTGGGCCTTGTTTCTCTCCTGAATTAGCATGACTTTTCTTCgatggaggtggtggtggtgggatgAACTCTCTTTCAGTTTGATTCTTTGCCCTCCCACCTTCAACCTTTGATGAATTCTCTTCATCATATCCATTACCAACAGCCAAATTCTTTCCTGTGTTCAAAATGGATGGTGCCAAGAGTacattaactattaaaatttccAATAAATTATCAGAAATATATGACTATATAAAAGATAGGGTAGCAGCCTCCCTCTCCAACATCTCCCTGAAAGTTTCTTTGACATTAAAAATGAACAAGGAggaaagtaaaaatataaaactGCTTACCATTGATGTATGTTAAATACAACTTATATAGTCGACTCAAGTATAAGCACGATCAATTGAACAAACAAAAATGTTCGCAAatacaaagataaaaaaaaaggacCTTAAGAACAGCATCATAATATGATGTTTGTAACATAATAATTAGAACAAAGTCAGATAAATTTCAGTAAACCATACTGCAAGAGAAGATTTTATGGAAATTGTATTACCTGATACAATAAAGCATATACTCACACAATAACATCCAAAAATTCCAGATGAACTGCTCATTGCAGTTATTACCTTTTgcatctttttccttctttttcttcttcaaaaccTTCCCAGAAGAGCCAAGACGAAGATATGacattattttagcaatccgatCTAGAACAGATCCATCAACGCTAACTGTAACCATTTCCTGTGAAAAATAAGGGCATGTACATGAGGTGACACATGCTAGGCAAGCTATAAAATGCAGAGAAAAAGTGCCACAGAGGAATCAGCAAGATCAAAAACCTCCGGTACTGGACAATCAGCCTTACTACGGTGCAAGGTCGTTGGAATATCATGAGCATATCCACTCTCCTGACATACAAAAGCTGGAATCTGTTAGAAAAGTGCTTCTATTCTAGAGAGTAACAAATAAGCTGGTAAAGGATTAGATTAACCGTTCCATCGATTTGAGTTGTAAACCTAAAAATGTCAATATAGCTACCCCATTTAACCTTTCCCCCATTATTGTTTATAATTATCAACATATGTAATTAAAGTGAATCAGGATGCAACAGCTAGCTAAAGGTCTCAAACATTCCATATCTGATTGTCCATGCATATGATGCTACATTGGACAACCTACAGTCGTAGAGACATGAGTAGAAACAGAAAGAGGCAGAGAGAGACATGTAATATCCACAGCCAAGATGCTTAGTCTAGTGAATGTCCCCACATGGTATACTGACTTAAACTAGGTGAAAGAACCTATTCACTAGGAGATAAGCAACTACCGCAAGGATACACAAGATGAAAGCTGTATATTGCCCAATATGCATGTACTTGCAATCAAACATGCTAATGGCCACACCGAGCATGATAAACAAATAATTGCACAAACAAAGCATGAATTACAATAACCATGAGTCTCATATCATAAAGAACAAAACCACGTCAATTATCAAGTACATGGAAATTCTCACCATGTTAAAAATAAATGTCATTCGACCTGGAAGGAACATTTCATTTGTCTTTATGATGGTATGAGGCTTCACTATCCACTGATAAACTGActgaaaggagaaaaaaaattaaagaattgaaACATATTAATAGAAGCAAGCAACAATAATTCATGAATTGGAGCACaaacttcacattcaaactgatAAAAATAGGAGGGGGAAAAGCTTTAGTTCATATTGTCAGTAAATATTCAACAAAAGTAAAGAACCTTTGCAGTTGATGTGCGAATTGAGACTTGTTGGTCTTCCTTAGATGCTCTGTTGGCAAATCAAAAGCAGGCAGTAAAACTTagattcattaaaaaataaaaccaaataaaaataatagttaataatgtTTTAATTGACAGATTTACAATAAAATGATCACTATCACTGACACTTCTGGACTAAAGTTACCTAGGTTTCCCCTCAACATCATCCACAGCATCTGGCTTCTTGTCAATCTCGCTTCTAACTTTGTTCAGCAATGCATAATCCAAACCTTTGACCAAATGTGTGTGCTCCACATCACCTGCCCAAAAGCAATAAACGCAACATGTTCTGTTTTTAGCATAAGTAAGTCAATATTCAATAAAAGTTACACTAAATATTGTTCACATATATATTGACTTTACAGTCATGTCTGCAATAGTAGAGGCAAAAACTCTATTCTAGGGcgatataataaaaaacaaaaataacacaacAGAAAAAGAAAGGTCATGGATGCACATGGCACTGGAATCCTACATTTCAACTTCCAAAGCACCTTGTAACAATCCAGATATCAAAAGCTTtagagaaaacaataaaaaacatattATCATACTAATTTCTTTGTGAAAAAGATGGCAAAACTCAATCATATTTAAGAGTATGAATACGAACCTCCAAGGTACTTGCTCTTTTCAATGGATAATTTGTGTGCATCAGCTGACCTTCAAAACATTACCAGATTGTTAGTAGACTAAGCAATGGCAGgtagcataattttttttttcttttcatcttaTTTTGGCCGAGTTAACTAAAAGATGAATGATGTGATATTAGATAACAAATATAACATAAACAGTAGAAAACTCACCTTAAATCTACAGTACCAGGAGGAGCAACAGCGTGAAATGCCAGCTCTGTAGGCTCATAGTCAGGATTTTGATCTTCTCTACGCTCTTTAGCACGATCTCTATATTTTGGTGTTTCTGGTTCTTCTGGTTTCTCTTCCCTGTGCAACTTCCAGTATCAGAGTAAGTATGCACATCATATAGACATATACACGATGCAAACTTTTAAGCAACCCTCCATTTTTTGTTCACTCTACTCAATAAAGATAAGTCAAACTACAAATATAAAGGTATTCATCGAGTGAAAATTCTCCCCTTTTATCTTTGTCAATCATTGCAATAAACAATTGTAAATAAGTTCCTGAATAAGCTTCATTGATGTCGGAAATCCATTCATACAAGGGCTAATCATCCTAAATATCAAAACGGTGGAAAGGCATAGTTACCTTCTTCAAGCTTATATTCTAATACCTGAATATTAACCAATCAATGAAGACAAATGTAGAATTGGCAAAAATGTTGCCCAGAAACACGGAAGAGCTAGTAAAAACAATGGTACACCAAAAAAAAGACCTTTTTTACGATAAACATGAATTGGATATGACTTACTTGCGACGTATAGGTTTctctttgtaattcttcttcgaGGCAGTCATTGGTGTAGTGTGATTTTGTCCGGGGTTGAAATCAAGCTGAAATTCCCAATTCGTTCGAAAACTCCGTGGTTAGGGTTTTGCGCTTGAAGCTGAACCAAAAAGAATCGTGAAGTTTTTTTGGAGCAAACTTAAATTACGGTTATGTCCTTCCTATAGACAGACTAACAGATTCAGTAGTAATTTAGTAATGAAAAGATTTAGACGCTGATAAAATGTTatcgacaaaaaaaaaattaagaggattaattttgacaaaaatgatCAATTATCAATCGAGTTATCTAACGTTAAAGTTAAATGTTGATGTGTCAGTTAAcaattatttataattacaaaaattactcatacttttaatttttataattttaaaaatactcaaattttaaattaaaatttctaatCTCCTTTTTGAGTTAAATTTTAAGGTGATATTTAAACTTGCAATCGCATATCAAGAATCAGGATTTCACATCAAGAATCAGATTTCACACAAAGAACTTTCAGTGTTTAtctcaaggttgcgagaaccgaaccGATCATTAAACCGGTCGAgtgattaaataataataataataaaattattaaaaatttgatatacAATTTCAAATATACAAATTCAGTAATTTTTAAACtgacaaaattcaaaatttttataatttgatatAATAACTTGTTCATATTTTATCGTTAAaaatctataaaataaaaaaaatattaattaacttataaattataacaaaataatcagCAAGAATTCTCATTGcaataaaaatttagaatcacATACTTACACTTACACAAAAATTCAAACCATAAGTAACAAAAAAATTCAGAATCAcaacaaatttcaacaaaaatttttcaattaagtATTCAACAACAAAAACTCAGAATACAGAAAACTCAACATCCAAATCCAGAGAATCCAAAAACAGAGAAACTAACCAAAACAATCCAAACTTAACACGCAAAAAGTTTCAGAATCACATAAGCAACAACCCAACTCAGAACACAATCCCAACTCAGAATCTTAGAAATTGAAACTGAAGAAGCAGTGGCTTACCGGAGATACGGCGAGGGAGGAACGGCGGTGACAAAGTGAGCTCGGAAGCGGATCAGTTTGCGATGGCGAGGCCCCGAGCAGAGATTCCACGGCGAGGCTCCGGGCAGAGATTAACGGAGGAGAGGACGCGCTTGAAAAGGATCGAGCAACCGTTCGCGTGACGTGGAGGAAAAGAGGATCGAGGACGACGACGACGGTACCCTCTGTCACTGCCGACGACGACGATGACGGAGGCGGGCTTCACGACGAACACAGAGACGGTGAGGAGGAGAAGAGTGGCGGCGGCTGGGGGGTGACGGTGGCAGGTGGGGCTTCGCGTTGAGCACAGAGACGGTGAGGAAGAGAAGCGTGGCGGCGGCTGGGGGCAGACGGTGGCTGGTGGGGCTTCACGACGAGCAGGCGGCTGCGGGCTGACGATGGCAGCGGTGTTTACTCTGATAGGGTTAGGAAATTAGGAATTTTGGTGAGAAACTGAGATTCTGAgaatgtgagagagagagagaagggagagggggTCGCCGTTTTGATGCTGATGGGGAGAACCGGGCCTTCAAAAAACCTGCCCGGTTCTATCGGTTCATCGGTTAACTGCCGGTTCAATTGGTTTATAATCGATTTTTAAAAGACGGTTTTAGAGGTCAATTAGGCCGGTTAGAAGATCAGTTCTCAGTTAATCCGATTGAACCGGACAATTCGGTGTGTTTTTTAGAACCTTGGTTTATGTTTTCTTCCTCCACAAGAATcagaaattcataaattcaaaTCAATGTTATACAGATtcataaaaacataattaatcaGTTACTCACTCATCAAAGTATAACCCAACTgaataactaaacaaaaaaaaataaaaaataaaaactgagaGTGAGTTTCACGAAGACATGtaggtagagaagagagaagaccAACCTGTCCAAGTACGAGGCAGACTCTAGCGAGGGAGGGGGAGGTAGCAGTGAAGGACGAGGACGCAGAGTACGGAGACGCGACAGTAAGGTTGCTTGGTAGCCACAAACGCTACGGTGTAGTGCAGGGGAGCTACAGATGCAACGGCGCAATGTTAGAGACGCACCGGAGCCGACGAGACGAAGCAGAGGAGCTGATCGGCGATCACGAGTTCTGGAGTTGGAGTGTGATTGAGAGTGACGTAGAGACTGGTGAAATCGTGATGAAGAGAAGCCTTCAAGCAGTCGTTTAAGGTTAGggctattctctctctctcttaatgaAACGATGTTGTTTTCGTGTTaggaaggaaaaaaataaaattttcaaaccgGCTGGGTTTTTGCAAAACGCCGATTcgccgatttttaccaaaattggaCGGTCTGAACCAGTTCGATCCGGCTCTTTATGTTGTCTGATCAGATGACTCAACCAAACCGACCTATAGTTCGGTTCATCAGTTTTCCAATCCAATCAGTCGGTCTGGTCCAATTCTTACAACTATGCTcgtacttttaaattttataattttaaaaatactcaaattttaaatttttttatttctaatctccttttttagttaaattttaaagtgATATTCCAACTTGCATCAAGTCTCAATCTCTCAATTTGCAATTGCCCCAAGTTTTTTCTTAATAATAGTGACTCACGAGATATATTTTGACGAAGAAATGTACCGAGGGAAGCCACGACGGATAATCAACAGCTATATTACGTGGCTATTCTAAAAGATCGCTGGTTTTATTCTCCGAGTCGAATAATCACAAGCAGACCATAATCTTTGGGTTTGGGCTTGTTTTGGATGAGAGTATTCCTTCTTACACGTGGATGCTGCAAAACTTGTTACAAGTGATGTGCAACAAGATTCCTTCCGCTGTTCTCACAGACGAGAATGACGCTATGATTGCAGTTGTTCAAAGAATATTTCCAAGGGCAAGGCACCAATTGTGTGCGTGACACTT
Coding sequences:
- the LOC112738078 gene encoding suppressor of mec-8 and unc-52 protein homolog 2, coding for MTASKKNYKEKPIRRKEEKPEEPETPKYRDRAKERREDQNPDYEPTELAFHAVAPPGTVDLRSADAHKLSIEKSKYLGGDVEHTHLVKGLDYALLNKVRSEIDKKPDAVDDVEGKPRASKEDQQVSIRTSTAKSVYQWIVKPHTIIKTNEMFLPGRMTFIFNMESGYAHDIPTTLHRSKADCPVPEEMVTVSVDGSVLDRIAKIMSYLRLGSSGKVLKKKKKEKDAKGKNLAVGNGYDEENSSKVEGGRAKNQTEREFIPPPPPPSKKSHANSGEKQGPAVARAEDDDIFVGEGVEYDVPGKDLSQSPLSEDMEESPRNKDKPSYFVEPTYGPVPPAALPQAWQESNEYDVMQTQALAGGYQGEWQEYQYAEQLAYPDQYLQQDMQTYDLQAGLDMPQDPRFMTQEEKDRGLGSVFKRDDQRLQQLREKDAREKDPNFISESYSECYPGYQEYNREIVDSDDEDDLSKMDMGGRAKGRLHRWDFETEEEWATYNEQKEAMPKAAFQFGVKMQDGRKTRKQNKDQKLNNELHKINKILARKKMEKDMDGDGGGPHYDDEVQPGKKLRI